One genomic segment of Nocardia spumae includes these proteins:
- a CDS encoding MaoC family dehydratase, with protein MANRTQTISLNEPPKTGSLYLKAALGAVPLPLVSARKSEIPDRAVEWNDVRVDPDHLAAYCHATGLRFGDSLPLTYPFVLTFPVVMQLVVARDFPFVAVGAVHAENLIERTREISVSEPLDIRAHVENLREHPKGLLVDAISEIRVGRELVWRQVTTFLHQQRTSLSGGPKSAPKPDEVPPPPLRTLKVDQAMIHRYAAASGDRNPIHMSALSAKAFGFPRAIAHGMWSAAAILGVIEGRVPAQASYAVKFGKPILLPSTVNVYADRTAEGWDLSLKNPKKGYPHLTATLH; from the coding sequence GTGGCCAACCGCACCCAGACCATCTCGCTGAACGAACCTCCCAAAACCGGCAGTCTCTACCTGAAGGCCGCGCTGGGAGCCGTTCCGCTGCCGCTGGTTTCGGCGCGCAAATCCGAGATCCCGGATCGCGCGGTGGAATGGAACGACGTCCGTGTCGATCCCGATCACCTGGCCGCCTACTGCCATGCGACCGGGCTGCGCTTCGGTGATTCGCTGCCGCTGACCTACCCGTTCGTGCTCACCTTCCCCGTGGTGATGCAACTGGTCGTGGCCCGAGACTTTCCGTTCGTCGCGGTCGGCGCCGTCCACGCGGAGAACCTGATCGAGCGCACCCGCGAGATCTCGGTCAGCGAACCGCTGGACATTCGCGCTCACGTGGAGAATCTGCGCGAACACCCCAAGGGCCTGCTGGTCGACGCGATCAGCGAGATCCGGGTCGGCCGGGAGCTGGTGTGGCGGCAGGTCACCACCTTCCTGCACCAGCAGCGCACCTCACTGTCGGGTGGGCCCAAATCCGCGCCGAAGCCGGACGAGGTACCCCCGCCGCCGCTGCGCACGCTGAAAGTGGACCAGGCGATGATCCATCGCTACGCCGCCGCGTCCGGTGACCGCAATCCGATCCACATGTCGGCGTTGAGCGCCAAGGCCTTCGGGTTCCCGCGCGCGATCGCGCACGGGATGTGGTCGGCCGCGGCCATCCTCGGCGTCATCGAGGGCCGGGTGCCGGCGCAGGCCTCCTACGCGGTGAAATTCGGTAAGCCGATCCTGCTGCCGTCCACGGTCAACGTCTACGCGGACCGGACCGCGGAA